The Pseudoalteromonas aliena SW19 sequence CGGGTGTCACCACACATATATAATACAATAGATGACATGCTCTTATTTATCCTAACTGTAAAACAAGCTATTAAGGGCGTTGATTAAGTTGTAATTTTTGCTGCGTTAGAAACTTAATTTGTTGTTGCGCCTGTTGAATTACAGGCTCGTAAGATTGCTTTAAGGACGTTATTTTAGTGGCAATTGCATCCGCAATAGATGAAGCGCCCAAGCGGTTTGCTTTATCTTGTGTCATATAGTTTATTTGTTGTTTTTTATCATTATATTCTTTTTCATATTGTTTAATAGAGAGTTTAAGATTTGCTATTTTACGATCAATTTTCTGAATTTTTAAATAATCATCTACAGATACACCCACTGTTTTATTATCTGGCACTTTCGTGCTATTTGTTTGCGTTATATTAGGCGCTTTAAGTGTAATTGCTTTTGCATTTTTAGCGCACGGAGTTTGACTAAATGTAGGTATGCCTTTAATAACACACTTATAAACAATAATGTCTTCAGCAAGGCAGCTAAATGTGATGGTTAAGCAAAGTGATAACAGTATGGCTTTAATCATAGTTAAACCTAAATTGGCTTAAAGTTAGACCAATGATGCACTACGCAATTGATTTTCACAATTTGTTTGAGTAAATGTGAGGGCGAAGGGTTAGAAATCTCAGAGAAGAGGTTTTTGGTTATACACTTTATGGTTAGCCTTCTGAGGGATTTTTATGACAAATTTAGGCATAAAAAAACCACAATTAAGTGGTTTAAATTAAGTATGGTGGAGAGGGAGGGATTCGAACCCTCGATAGAGCTACAAACTCTATACTCCCTTAGCAGGGGAGCTCCTTCGGCCACTCGGACACCTCTCCAACGCATAACCGTTTGTATTGATGGAGATAAAAAAGCCACCAATTAAAATATGGTGGAGAGATAGGGATTTGAACCCTAGATGGGCTATAAACCCATGCCGGTTTTCAAGACCGGTGCATTCGACCACTCTGCCATCTCTCCGTGACGCAGAATAATACTTAGGTGACACCCTCGTGTAAATAGCAAAAACGACTGTTTGCTTAAAATTCGTACTTAAATGAGGTTTTTTTTTAAAATAAGGTGAAATTGAGGTTATTTTTAAAGAAATAAATAGGTTGCAGCAAACGGAGGGAACTAAAGAAGATGCTTCATTTAGTGGTTGGGTGTTTGCTGCACCGTATAAATAATCATGGTTGAGGTGATTATTTATATTGAACTGCACCGCCAAGTGCTAGTTTTTTACCAAAACGGTTAAGTCTAGCTAACATTTTTGCTTTACGGTTAGTTGGTTTAACTGCAATGTGAGTTGCCACTGTTTGGTTTAATGTATTAATTGGGTTCATTATCTTGCTCCGGGTTGTGTCTGTTGAAAACGAGTGCATTTTGCGCGTTTTCTGATTAAAAATACAACGACAAAAATTAGGGTTGAAGCATTAGTTATACTAATGCGATTTTTATTTTGTTGTTATTATTTTTATTTCTATTTTTATTTAAATGAATAAGAATCTATCTAGATAATTATTTTAATTTATATATTTCAGTTATTTAAGTGTTTTTGCTTCTCTTTTATGCATTTAAGTAATGGTTTTTTGAATTTTTATTCAGATTAAAATATTTTGCATGAAGTTTGTTTTTGGTACTTTTTTATTATGTGGTTAAATAAAAAATATTTATAGTTATTAATTTAAGTGTAAAAAATATAAAAATAATTAGATTTTATTAGGGTCTACTTATCTTTTGAGGTTGAATTTACAGCAGTGTATTTGGTTTTAGGCAGGCTAGCGTCTATGGGGTGTAAGTATACCAGTTTTATTAAAAACATGATCATTCTAGCGTATTAACTCACTAACTAAGATTGGAATTATTAAAATAAAACAAATGCTTACCATTACTTTTGCTTTGTAGTTGAGCTGTGTTATTAACGTTATAATAGATCACTAATTTAATACAATTGGTATTATTCTCTATAAAACAGGTGCAAGGGAGAGGTGCTAAATAACCTGAACTTTGGATAATAAATCTATCTCGAGCAGCTATTTTCAGCGCTAACTACGTTGAATTTACTTGCAATAGGCCCGCTATTGACGCGTAAGTTCGCCTTGTTTTCACTGAAAATCTCTGGCTAGAGAAAAATAAATTTAAATATCATTATGATTCAATATATTAGTAAATATCTTAACCAGAGTTCAGGTTAAATACGTTTTAGCTAAATTGATGATTCGAAATATCCACTTTATCAGTTAATAAAAAAGCGCCTACTATAAAGTAGGCGCTTTTGCGTTAGTTGCGTTAATTACGCGTCTAACTGGGGACGGAACCTGCTTTAGCAGTGGATCTATTTGCTAAAAAGGTATTAATTCGTTTTGTAGGGGTAAGTACAATGGCATTGCCCAGTAGTACTAAGCTAAATCCTGCAAATGCATTTGCATGCCATTCAAAGCCCTCAAAAAAGCTACTAAGTGTGACAGCAACCAATGGAAATAAAACAATAACGTAGCTGGCTTTTTCAGGACCTATATTTCTTAGTAGGGCAAAGTAACAGCCAAAAGCGATTACGGTGCCAAATACCGATAAATAAAGTAATGACAACCAGTAACTAGTCGGTGCGTTTAAACTAAATTGCACGTCATTTATTAATACATATAAAGCTAATCCAATAGCGCTATATAACATGCCCCATGCATTGCCTTGCAATACACCAATTTGTTTTTGAGAATTGCGCACGCTTACCATATTTCCTAATGAAGCCACAAAGGTGCCACCAAGAGCAAGTAGTAACCCGACCAACGCACCGTTACTCAAGTCGAACTGCTGTAGTTGTGGCCAAAATAAGCATGTAATGCCTAAAACAGCCAATACAGCACCAGTATAAATTCGTTTTGAAATTGGTTTACCAAAAAATAATCGAGTGTTAACTATGTTCATAACGAGTAGCATTGAAAAAGCGATAGAGGTCATTGCTGATGAGAGGTAATTTTGTGCCCAGTACAGTAGTAAGTAATTTAAGCCAAAGTTGCAAATAGCTAATAAAGCGAAAAAACCATGATCCACTAATGAAAAACGCATAATGGGTTTTTTGTACGCGACATATAACCACATTAAAAGTGCTGCAATAGCAAAGCGATAAAATAACGACAACTCTACCGCAATATCACCTAACTGAAACTCAATGGCTAACCAAGTAGAACCCCAAATTAGAACGGTAGTAATGTATAGCGCTGCACTTTTCATGGTTGATCTCCAAAGCTCAATTGAATGGCTATTTTAAGACCTATCTGTATACTTACCATAAACAGAAAAGTATAAATGCAACCTATACAGATTTGGTGCGTGATGATAAGACAAAAAAATAGCCAAGGGCACGAGTTTTTATATCAGCAAGTTATTCAGTTGATTAGAGATATGAGTGCTCAGCAAGTTTTACTCCCAGGCGAAAAACTTCCATCGCTACGTAAAATGGCAGACAACTTAAATATAAGTATCCCTACAGTAAAGCAGGCGTACCAAGTACTTGAAGATCAGGGGCTAATAGCGGCGCGTGAAAAATCTGGATACTTTTTGAAAGTAGTCACTATGGCGCACAACCTACCTAAACGGGTTAAATTAAGTCGCGAGCCAGTCGTTGTAAATAAACAAGCATTAATAGAACAGGTCTACAGTGCGATTCATCAGGCCAACGTAGTCCCTTTTGGCATTGCTAATCCAATTGCAGCTGCGCCCACTGATAAAGCACTTGCCAGAAATATGCGCAGAGTAATGACTCTTGCTGGAAGTAAGGCCATAAACTATGGGCCAACAGATGGCTTTGTACCGCTGAAAAAACAGCTGGTGTATCGCTATTTAGATTTTGGTATTGGCGTTAATATGGACGAGCTAGTGATCACTAATGGCGCGCAAGAAGCCATGGCTATCGCGCTAAAGTGCGTGACACAGCCAGGTGATATAGTGGCCATAGAAACGCCCTGTTATCATGGGATCATAGAGCTAATCGAAAGCTTAGGCCTTAAAGCGCTCGAAATACCACTGTGCCCAGATAATGGCATTTGGTTAAGCGATTTGGAACGCGCTTTAAATGAGCATAATATTAAAGCGTGTTTATTCTCGACAGCAATTAGTAACCCTGTAGGCAGCTTTATGCCAGATACAAACAGGCAGCAGTTGGTGGAGTTACTAGAAAGCCAAAACGTAGTGCTGATAGAAGATGATGTATATGGTGATTTATATTTCACGGCAAAGCGAGGCACACCTGCAATAGCTTACTCCAAAAAAGGATTAGTGATCAGTTGCTCATCTTTTTCTAAAACGGCAGCGCCAAGCTATCGTGTTGGTTGGCTAATTGCTGGTAAATTTGCAACACAAGCACGGCGATATAAAAGAGCATTAAGCTGCTCTGCTTCATTAATAAATCAATGGACCCTATCAGAATTTGTTGCCAGCGGGGAGTACGACCGAAACTTAAAAGTACTTAGGCAACGCCTGCGCGACAACAAAGAGCGTATGCGGTGGTGTTTACAACAAGTCATGCCGCAAAATACGCGTATAAGCGATCCACAGGGAGGCTGCGTTATTTGGCTCGATTTAGGGGGCGAGTACGATAGTCAAAAATTATTTTTACTTGCGTTAGAAGTGGGTATTAGTATTACACCAGGGCTTATTTTTTCGGCCTCGAATAAATATAAAAGCTGCATCAGATTAAGCTATGGTGTGCAATGGGGTGAGCAAATTGAACAAGCGATAGTTACGCTGGGCAAGCTTACCTTACTAGCTAAAAAGTAATATTGTAGAACACAAAAAAGCAGCATTTAAGTAAACTTAAGTGCTGCCAAAGGGATGTTAAATAACGTAGGTTGTATTAGTTTTTAAAGCTAAATAACTGGTAACCTTTAAGTTCTGGCACTTGCATTACTAATTTCTCTTCTTGTTTTGCAATATCGGCAAAGTTATCACATAAAGAATTAGCGCGTTTTTCAAGTGCGTTTGCATGTAACTCTACTTTTTCTTCTATTTGTGCGCCCATATTTTCCATGCGTTGCTCAAAAGCATCCATATCGCCGCCCGAACCAAGTAACTCAGAGCCTAAAGCGACTAAAATACTACCCATAGATTGCATTACAGCCGATTCGACTACCGTCTCCATTTGTTCTTCAAACTGTTGCTCAAAATTTTCACCAAATTGGTTAAAGCTTTGTTGCCCCATCACAAATGTACCTTGCTGGTAAAAAGTGTTTTCTACTTCGATTTTAATGTCGTCCATAAGTGCAGACATATTATCAAGGCCGTCAATATTAAATGCATTACCTACTTCTTCTAGCGCAACGCCGGCAATTTTAACGCCTTCAAGCGCGATGTTAGCTACTTCAGGCAACTGGGTGCGTAAACTATCAGAATATTTAGTGAGTGCTTCACGTTGCGAGTCATTAAGTGCCACAAATTGGCCATTTACAGTTAAGTCACCATTGGAGTTAAATTGCATGGTTTTATTGTTGGCGGTAAAAATTTCTAATTCATTTGGTTTAATACGCACGTCGTTTTTAAATTCTACATCGCATTGATCACTGCTAAACGAAA is a genomic window containing:
- a CDS encoding RNA-binding protein; amino-acid sequence: MIKAILLSLCLTITFSCLAEDIIVYKCVIKGIPTFSQTPCAKNAKAITLKAPNITQTNSTKVPDNKTVGVSVDDYLKIQKIDRKIANLKLSIKQYEKEYNDKKQQINYMTQDKANRLGASSIADAIATKITSLKQSYEPVIQQAQQQIKFLTQQKLQLNQRP
- a CDS encoding DMT family transporter, encoding MKSAALYITTVLIWGSTWLAIEFQLGDIAVELSLFYRFAIAALLMWLYVAYKKPIMRFSLVDHGFFALLAICNFGLNYLLLYWAQNYLSSAMTSIAFSMLLVMNIVNTRLFFGKPISKRIYTGAVLAVLGITCLFWPQLQQFDLSNGALVGLLLALGGTFVASLGNMVSVRNSQKQIGVLQGNAWGMLYSAIGLALYVLINDVQFSLNAPTSYWLSLLYLSVFGTVIAFGCYFALLRNIGPEKASYVIVLFPLVAVTLSSFFEGFEWHANAFAGFSLVLLGNAIVLTPTKRINTFLANRSTAKAGSVPS
- a CDS encoding aminotransferase-like domain-containing protein, whose product is MIRQKNSQGHEFLYQQVIQLIRDMSAQQVLLPGEKLPSLRKMADNLNISIPTVKQAYQVLEDQGLIAAREKSGYFLKVVTMAHNLPKRVKLSREPVVVNKQALIEQVYSAIHQANVVPFGIANPIAAAPTDKALARNMRRVMTLAGSKAINYGPTDGFVPLKKQLVYRYLDFGIGVNMDELVITNGAQEAMAIALKCVTQPGDIVAIETPCYHGIIELIESLGLKALEIPLCPDNGIWLSDLERALNEHNIKACLFSTAISNPVGSFMPDTNRQQLVELLESQNVVLIEDDVYGDLYFTAKRGTPAIAYSKKGLVISCSSFSKTAAPSYRVGWLIAGKFATQARRYKRALSCSASLINQWTLSEFVASGEYDRNLKVLRQRLRDNKERMRWCLQQVMPQNTRISDPQGGCVIWLDLGGEYDSQKLFLLALEVGISITPGLIFSASNKYKSCIRLSYGVQWGEQIEQAIVTLGKLTLLAKK
- a CDS encoding YggN family protein; protein product: MKKLLLVSALICTPAAMAHNDNDSTISFSSDQCDVEFKNDVRIKPNELEIFTANNKTMQFNSNGDLTVNGQFVALNDSQREALTKYSDSLRTQLPEVANIALEGVKIAGVALEEVGNAFNIDGLDNMSALMDDIKIEVENTFYQQGTFVMGQQSFNQFGENFEQQFEEQMETVVESAVMQSMGSILVALGSELLGSGGDMDAFEQRMENMGAQIEEKVELHANALEKRANSLCDNFADIAKQEEKLVMQVPELKGYQLFSFKN